From Lycium ferocissimum isolate CSIRO_LF1 chromosome 12, AGI_CSIRO_Lferr_CH_V1, whole genome shotgun sequence, one genomic window encodes:
- the LOC132039453 gene encoding uncharacterized protein LOC132039453, which produces MAINEDTGLVDVRAQIPLVDQNSRLAEEVRMLKQHIANMYRAWMIGQAPPPPPPGFPDIFPNVPTSTRAPLTVPGDPSNSGPMFKTPNAQPYTPEPTLNVSNPYGYNPHLELPVNTKELDKTVDDEEMTRKMKSLEQSIRNLQGQEGHKSVSYKDLCMFPNVHLPSGFKTPKFDKYDGHGDPVAHLKRYCNQLRGAGGKDEMLMAYFSDSLTGIASDWFTDQDVIKWHIWDDMAQEFVRQFQYNIDITPDKMSMTKVQKKSTESFREFAIRWREQAARVKPPMTEGEVVDTFLQAQTEEYYQHMLQYWANRSLRKLSDMRENDDVSMIIPEARRGVSGPSRSYTQPQPQVYSQTPYTQPQHYFPPQDPQYSMSPLQYFACGAQPYVQPYPYQQWCAPAPQGSYPPQAYRPRTSSNFRPRPEYKKERQQRREASGKLPGLSVSVPEVDKDELVKGTQNLFAENNLIQTDNGSSNAYVKLSG; this is translated from the exons ATGGCGATCAACGAGGACACTGGGTTGGTTGACGTTAGAGCTCAAATACCGTTGGTTGACCAAAACTCGAGGTTAGCCGAAGAAGTGAGAATGTTAAAACAACACATAGCAAACATGTATCGGGCTTGGATGATTGGTCAGGCACCTCCTCCACCGCCTCCTGGCTTCCCCGATATTTTCCCTAATGTGCCGACCTCAACCCGAGCTCCACTTACTGTGCCTGGTGATCCATCTAACAGTGGGCCCATGTTCAAAACCCCTAATGCTCAACCCTATACTCCAGAACCAACTTTAAATGTCTCTAATCCATATGGTTATAACCCTCACCTTGAGCTTCCCGTTAACACTAAAGAACTTGATAAGACCGTGGATGATGAGGAAATGactagaaagatgaaaagcttGGAGCAATCCATAAGAAACTTGCAAGGTCAGGAAGGTCATAAGAGTGTTTCATACAAAGACTTGTGCATGTTTCCTAATGTTCACTTGCCCTCTGGTTTTAAGACTCCAAAGTTTGACAAGTATGATGGGCATGGTGATCCTGTGGCCCATTTGAAGAGGTATTGCAATCAATTGAGAGGAGCTGGAGGTAAGGACGAAATGCTTATGGCCTACTTTAGTGACAGCTTAACAGGAATAGCCTCGGATTGGTTCACTGATCAGGACGTCATTAAGTGGCATATTTGGGATGACATGGCTCAAGAGTTTGTGCGACAATTTCAGTATAATATAGACATTACTCCAGATAAAATGTCCATGACCAAGGTGCAGAAGAAATCTACAGAAAGTTTTAGGGAATTCGCCATTAGGTGGAGAGAGCAGGCTGCTAGAGTAAAGCCTCCAATGACAGAAGGTGAGGTGGTGGATACTTTTCTCCAAGCCCAAACTGAAGAATACTATCAACACATGCTCCAGTACTGGGCAAACCGTTCACTGAG GAAGCTGAGCGACATGAGGGAAAATGATGATGTATCCATGATTATACCAGAAGCGCGACGAGGTGTGAGCGGTCCATCTCGCTCATATACCCAGCCACAACCTCAAGTCTATTCCCAAACTCCATACACTCAACCTCAGCATTACTTTCCTCCACAAGACCCTCAATATTCCATGTCACCTCTCCAGTACTTTGCCTGTGGTGCACAGCCATATGTTCAACCATATCCTTACCAACAATGGTGTGCACCAGCTCCACAGGGTTCTTACCCCCCACAAGCATATCGACCTCGTACCAGCTCTAACTTTCGACCTAGGCCAGAATACAAGAAAGAGAGACAACAGAGAAGGGAGGCCTCTGGAAAACTTCCCGGGCTATCAGTCTCAGTTCCAGAAGTTGATAAGGATGAATTGGTTAAAGGGACCCAGAACTTGTTTGCTGAGAATAATTTGATTCAAACTGATAATGGTTCTAGTAATGCTTATGTGAAACTTAGTGGCTAA